Sequence from the Sphingomonas sp. SORGH_AS_0950 genome:
GCCCCCGCCGAACTCGAGAAATTCCTCGACAGTGACGAGTCGAAGGAGGTCGGGCAGAAGAAGGACGGCGCCGACGAAAGCGTGGGGCATGAATCGGGCGGCAAGATCGTCGCGATCAAGCGCAAGAAGAAGGCCGATCTGACCGACGACGACTATGCGCATATGAAGAAGGTCATCGGCTATGTGCACCGGCATCTGAAGCAGGGCGGCCCCGACAAGGATGTCGAGCATTCGCCATGGCGCTATTCGCTGATGAACTGGGGGCATGACCCGCTGAAGGATTGAGATGCCCGGAACGCCGTTCAGCCTGAGCGAAGTCGAAGGCCACGCCTCGTCCTCACCCCACGCCTTCGCCGGGGTGGTGGATGGAGTGGGAGCGACCGGATTCCCTTGGCCTTCGACTTCGCTCAGGCTGAACGGGGGGATGGGGATACCGGCTCCAAGGTGATAGAGATGGAAAAAGGGCCCGGTCTTTCGACCGAGCCCTTCTTTGCCCCCGATGGGAAAATCAGGCCGCGACGTCGTACGGCTTGATCTCGCCCGCCAGATACAGGTTGCGGGCCTTGGCGCGGCTCAGCTTGCCCGAGCTGGTGCGGGGCAGGGTGCGCGGTGGGATCAGTTCGATGACGCAGTTCATGCCGGTCACCGCGCGCACGCGCTCGCGGATCTCGTCGCGCAGGCGGGCGCGCTCCTCGTCGTCCGAGCTGCGGCACTGGACCAGCACGGCGGGGGTTTCCTCGCCGCCGGGCGTCGTGATGGCGAAGGCGGCGATGTCGCCCGCCTTGAAGCCCGGCAGCTGCTCGACCGCCCATTCGATATCCTGCGGCCAGTGGTTGCGGCCGTTGACGATGATCATGTCCTTGGCGCGGCCGACGATGTAGATATAGCCCTTGGACATATAGCCCATGTCGCCGGTGTCGAGCCAGCCATCGACCATGCA
This genomic interval carries:
- a CDS encoding DUF3140 domain-containing protein; translated protein: MADDHDQIYADFKEAVNMAPAELEKFLDSDESKEVGQKKDGADESVGHESGGKIVAIKRKKKADLTDDDYAHMKKVIGYVHRHLKQGGPDKDVEHSPWRYSLMNWGHDPLKD